A single Nitrosospira multiformis ATCC 25196 DNA region contains:
- a CDS encoding SRPBCC family protein, translating to MPKVYNSIVVDAPVERVWSRIRNFHDFSWAPSLIKSCKKVGGGGGYSVGARRLLNGEFLDTLIAYSEIERRIMYSMDEGPSPVSSGEIYNYVGNLHLLPVTIDDTTFVEWSGSWESASTEAVEYMNTVYRSLLADLAAEFTSESRRSEWIDQ from the coding sequence ATGCCAAAAGTATACAACTCTATTGTCGTCGATGCTCCAGTCGAGCGGGTCTGGTCCAGAATACGAAACTTCCACGACTTCTCTTGGGCCCCTTCGCTGATCAAGTCGTGCAAAAAGGTGGGCGGGGGCGGTGGATATTCCGTGGGGGCAAGGCGGCTGTTAAACGGGGAATTCCTCGATACGCTGATCGCTTACAGCGAGATTGAGCGTCGGATAATGTATTCCATGGATGAAGGGCCTTCCCCGGTTTCATCAGGGGAGATTTACAATTATGTGGGCAACCTGCATCTGCTCCCGGTGACGATCGATGACACGACCTTCGTGGAATGGTCCGGGTCATGGGAATCCGCAAGCACAGAAGCAGTGGAATACATGAACACTGTGTATCGTTCGCTTCTCGCCGATCTTGCAGCGGAGTTCACGAGCGAATCCAGGAGGTCAGAGTGGATTGATCAATAG
- a CDS encoding alpha/beta fold hydrolase: MPGSAFLCHTAAAVLLLLCSGCVHTVPFRDATGNIIPGSIASMETIIIGGIPQNIWFRGISTSNPPLILLHGGPGASESALFRHYNSLLEQHFTVVYWEQRGTGRSFHSNIPPESMSIAQFVHDLDEVVEYVRHRFNKEKVILVGHSWGTVPGIIHAGQHPEKISAYVGIAQVADVPEGRRLSYGFALSEAKNRGNAKAVSELEAIGPPPYASLDERLTTAGWVERFGGIFHTNLSTGKLIWTALNTDEANLIDLIKFGQGNRFSLVQLENEISRLDLSERYRSFRIPIFFLLGRYDKHVPATLAERYFETIEAPCKRLVWFENSAHNPPFEEPARFNRILIEEVLPVVNSVDCKSLQHSSCLMNDACSFRNEDYI; encoded by the coding sequence GTGCCGGGCTCCGCTTTTCTTTGTCATACTGCTGCCGCAGTGTTGCTCCTCCTATGCAGCGGTTGCGTCCATACCGTCCCATTCCGGGATGCGACCGGAAATATCATTCCCGGCAGTATCGCCAGCATGGAAACGATTATCATCGGCGGCATTCCTCAAAACATCTGGTTTCGGGGAATATCCACCTCCAATCCTCCCCTGATTCTCCTGCATGGCGGGCCGGGCGCCAGCGAGTCGGCGCTCTTCCGCCATTATAATTCCCTGCTCGAACAGCATTTCACCGTGGTGTATTGGGAGCAGCGAGGAACGGGCCGATCATTTCATTCGAATATACCTCCTGAATCGATGTCCATTGCGCAGTTCGTGCATGATCTGGATGAGGTCGTGGAATACGTAAGGCACCGGTTCAACAAGGAAAAGGTAATATTGGTAGGACATTCATGGGGCACAGTGCCAGGGATAATCCATGCCGGGCAGCATCCCGAAAAAATCTCCGCCTATGTGGGTATTGCCCAAGTGGCCGATGTGCCCGAAGGTCGCCGCTTATCCTACGGTTTTGCCCTGTCCGAAGCGAAAAACAGGGGAAATGCCAAGGCGGTTTCGGAACTGGAAGCGATCGGCCCGCCGCCCTACGCTTCTCTCGATGAAAGATTGACAACTGCCGGATGGGTGGAGCGGTTCGGCGGCATATTCCATACCAATCTGTCGACAGGTAAGCTGATATGGACGGCGCTCAATACCGATGAGGCGAACCTGATTGACCTTATCAAGTTTGGTCAGGGCAATCGCTTTTCTCTTGTGCAGCTGGAGAATGAAATCTCCCGGCTCGATCTGAGCGAGCGCTACCGCTCATTCAGGATACCCATATTCTTCCTGCTTGGGCGTTATGACAAGCACGTTCCTGCGACCCTGGCAGAGCGATATTTCGAAACCATCGAGGCACCCTGCAAGCGGCTGGTGTGGTTTGAGAACTCTGCGCATAATCCGCCCTTCGAGGAACCGGCAAGGTTCAACCGAATACTCATAGAAGAAGTGCTGCCAGTGGTTAATTCAGTCGATTGCAAATCCTTGCAACATTCCTCCTGTTTAATGAATGACGCTTGTAGTTTTCGGAATGAGGACTATATTTAA
- a CDS encoding tetratricopeptide repeat-containing protein: MKTLSTAFFLALVLGITQIAYAQQTKWRTFSEEAISLYKKGEYDKAVEAVKKSLAVAEKEYGPDHPDTATSLNNLAELYRDHKKFAQAEPLYKRAAAIREKHFGPNHSLVARTLNGQAELYRAQNRFGDAEPLYKRALTIREKSHRPDHPDITQTLNNLAELYCVQERYAPAKALYERLLPIREKALGSDHPGLAAGLHNLALIHQNEGRYAQAEPLYKRVLAIREKALGRNHPDVAQDLSILAELYRTQGRYALAQPLYERSLAILEKVAGKYHLDVATILNNLAFIHHKQGQYAQAEPLYKRALAICEKSLGTGHPTARITRDNLAGLRIAMDRLPPDDETEQRVAQSRFQWFSNIMGRP, from the coding sequence ATGAAAACGCTCTCGACCGCTTTCTTTTTAGCTCTCGTGCTCGGCATAACCCAGATTGCTTATGCGCAGCAGACAAAGTGGCGGACATTCAGCGAAGAGGCGATATCACTTTACAAGAAGGGCGAATATGACAAAGCGGTAGAAGCCGTCAAGAAATCGCTCGCGGTTGCGGAAAAAGAATATGGCCCTGACCATCCCGATACTGCCACCAGTCTGAACAACCTTGCGGAATTGTACCGCGACCATAAAAAGTTTGCCCAGGCGGAGCCGCTCTATAAGCGGGCTGCGGCAATCCGGGAAAAGCACTTTGGACCCAACCATTCCCTGGTTGCAAGAACCCTGAATGGGCAGGCTGAACTCTACCGCGCCCAGAACCGTTTCGGGGACGCCGAGCCGCTTTACAAGCGGGCGCTGACCATCCGGGAAAAATCCCATAGGCCAGACCATCCGGACATCACGCAGACGCTGAACAATCTCGCGGAACTGTATTGCGTCCAGGAACGGTACGCGCCGGCTAAAGCGCTTTACGAGCGCTTGCTTCCGATACGGGAAAAAGCGCTCGGTTCCGACCACCCTGGTCTGGCAGCGGGCCTGCACAATCTCGCCTTGATCCATCAGAACGAAGGCAGATACGCACAGGCCGAACCGCTCTACAAACGCGTGCTGGCGATCCGGGAGAAGGCCTTGGGCCGGAATCATCCCGACGTGGCGCAGGATTTGAGCATTCTTGCGGAACTTTATCGCACGCAAGGCCGCTATGCACTGGCTCAGCCCCTTTATGAACGTTCACTGGCAATCCTTGAAAAAGTTGCCGGAAAGTATCATCTTGATGTCGCCACTATCCTGAACAACCTCGCGTTCATCCATCACAAGCAGGGGCAGTATGCCCAGGCGGAACCCCTTTACAAACGGGCACTGGCAATCTGTGAAAAGTCTCTGGGCACCGGCCATCCTACTGCGAGAATAACCCGGGATAATCTTGCCGGACTTCGTATCGCAATGGATCGACTTCCCCCGGATGACGAAACGGAGCAGCGGGTAGCGCAGTCGCGTTTCCAGTGGTTTAGCAACATTATGGGTCGGCCATGA
- a CDS encoding YciI family protein has translation MRFMILVKADKNTEAGVMPSEHLLAEMGRYNEEMAKAGVLLAGEGLHPSSKGARVKFSGENRTVINGPFPDDAKSLVAGFWLIQVKSKEEAIEWVKRCPNPLEGEAEIEIRQVFETEDFGTEFTPELREAEERIRTEIAARKG, from the coding sequence ATGCGTTTCATGATCCTGGTCAAAGCCGACAAAAACACCGAGGCGGGTGTAATGCCGAGCGAGCATCTCCTTGCAGAGATGGGCCGATATAACGAGGAGATGGCGAAAGCCGGGGTGCTGCTGGCAGGTGAAGGACTCCATCCGAGTTCGAAAGGCGCCCGCGTAAAGTTTTCCGGAGAGAACCGCACCGTGATCAATGGTCCCTTTCCCGATGATGCGAAAAGCCTGGTGGCAGGCTTCTGGCTGATCCAGGTGAAATCGAAGGAAGAAGCGATTGAATGGGTGAAGCGCTGCCCGAACCCACTCGAAGGAGAAGCAGAAATCGAGATTCGACAGGTGTTTGAAACCGAGGACTTCGGGACCGAATTTACCCCTGAACTAAGAGAAGCGGAAGAGCGTATCCGAACCGAAATAGCCGCAAGGAAGGGGTAA
- a CDS encoding Tex family protein, translated as MLPSIEQRLSLELGAKPAQVNAAIALLDEGATVPFIARYRKEVTGGLDDAQLRLLEERLRYLRELEDRRAAIIASIEEQGKMTPALLASILQAEDKTRLEDLYLPFKKKRRTKAQIALEAGLEPLADALLADPTLQPEEEAIKYLKPPFATEQGDNPGVPDVKAALEGARQILMERFAEDAELLQWLREYLLDHGVVESKVASDKNGGKGKEEEGAKYSDYFDYSEPLSAIPSHRALALFRGRREEILRVALRLDSEAEKPKWDAPHNPCEARIAVRFGIADKGRPADAWLMDTVRWTWRVKSFPHLELDLMGSLRTRAETEAIQVFARNLKALLMAAPAGPRVTIGLDPGLRTGVKVAVVDATGRVMETATIYPHQPRNDWEGSLHVLGTLAEKFRVSLIAIGNGTASRETDKLAKDLIKRRPDLKLTSIVVSEAGASVYSASDLASREFPDMDVSLRGAVSIARRLQDPLAELVKVDPKSIGVGQYQHDVGQTQLARSLDAVVEDCVNAVGVDVNTASAPLLERVSGLNPAVAQSIVVYREENGMFASREALHQVPRLGEKTFEQAAGFLRVMHGENPLDASAVHPESYPVVQRILSDLKQEIRSIIGNNKLLKSLNPARYADDRFGVPTVTDIVKELEKPGRDPRPEFITAAFKEGVNEISDLQPGMLLEGVVTNVAAFGAFVDIGVHQDGLVHISALADKFVKDPHTVVKVGQVVKVKVLEVDEKRKRIALTMRLADAPAPQTQEARGAGKREQPRNRKDRSAKPQQKQDSRADTAMAAAFARLKG; from the coding sequence ATGCTGCCATCCATTGAACAACGTCTTTCCCTTGAACTCGGCGCGAAGCCTGCACAGGTTAACGCGGCCATTGCCTTGCTCGATGAAGGTGCCACCGTGCCCTTTATTGCACGTTACCGCAAGGAGGTGACTGGCGGGCTGGACGATGCGCAGTTGCGCCTGCTGGAAGAACGGTTGCGTTATCTGCGTGAACTGGAAGACAGGCGCGCCGCGATTATCGCCTCGATAGAAGAGCAGGGGAAAATGACGCCCGCGCTGCTTGCTTCCATCCTGCAGGCCGAGGATAAGACACGGCTGGAAGATCTGTATCTCCCCTTCAAGAAAAAGCGGCGCACCAAGGCGCAGATCGCGCTCGAAGCGGGGCTGGAGCCACTGGCAGATGCGCTGCTTGCCGATCCGACGCTACAACCCGAGGAAGAGGCCATCAAGTACTTGAAGCCGCCCTTCGCTACCGAGCAGGGGGATAATCCCGGGGTACCGGATGTGAAAGCTGCGCTCGAGGGAGCACGCCAGATACTGATGGAGCGTTTCGCGGAGGATGCCGAGTTGCTTCAGTGGCTGCGCGAGTACCTGCTGGACCATGGGGTGGTGGAGTCGAAAGTCGCGAGCGACAAGAATGGCGGTAAGGGTAAGGAAGAGGAGGGCGCCAAATATTCCGATTATTTCGATTACTCCGAACCGCTCAGCGCTATTCCTTCGCACCGGGCGCTGGCGCTTTTTCGGGGGCGACGTGAAGAAATTTTACGCGTTGCCCTGCGTCTGGATTCGGAGGCGGAGAAACCGAAGTGGGATGCACCGCATAACCCGTGCGAGGCGCGCATTGCTGTCCGGTTCGGTATTGCGGACAAAGGGCGGCCTGCCGATGCGTGGCTGATGGACACGGTGCGCTGGACCTGGCGGGTGAAGAGTTTTCCGCATCTGGAACTCGATCTTATGGGTTCGTTGCGCACACGCGCCGAGACCGAAGCGATCCAGGTCTTTGCGCGCAACCTGAAAGCCCTGCTCATGGCCGCTCCCGCCGGGCCTCGCGTGACAATAGGTCTAGACCCCGGCTTGCGCACAGGGGTGAAAGTCGCAGTAGTGGATGCGACAGGGCGGGTCATGGAAACGGCCACCATTTATCCACATCAACCAAGGAATGATTGGGAGGGGTCCCTTCATGTTCTCGGCACGCTTGCGGAAAAATTTCGGGTATCGCTGATAGCCATAGGCAATGGCACCGCTTCGCGCGAGACCGACAAGCTGGCAAAAGACCTGATCAAGCGCCGGCCCGATCTCAAGCTCACCTCTATCGTGGTTTCGGAAGCGGGGGCTTCGGTTTATTCCGCCTCCGATCTGGCCTCCAGAGAGTTCCCCGATATGGATGTGTCGCTGAGAGGAGCGGTTTCCATTGCGCGGCGCCTGCAGGACCCTCTGGCGGAGCTGGTCAAAGTCGATCCGAAATCGATTGGCGTAGGCCAATACCAGCATGATGTCGGGCAAACCCAGCTCGCGCGCTCGCTCGATGCCGTGGTCGAAGACTGCGTCAATGCGGTAGGCGTGGACGTCAATACGGCCTCCGCGCCGCTGCTCGAACGCGTTTCGGGGCTTAACCCGGCTGTCGCACAAAGCATCGTTGTCTATCGCGAGGAAAACGGGATGTTTGCCTCGCGTGAAGCTCTGCACCAGGTGCCGCGCCTGGGTGAGAAAACCTTCGAGCAGGCGGCAGGCTTCTTGCGGGTGATGCATGGCGAGAACCCGCTTGATGCGTCGGCAGTGCATCCCGAGTCGTATCCCGTCGTGCAAAGAATCCTTTCCGACTTGAAGCAGGAAATCAGGTCGATCATCGGCAATAACAAATTATTGAAGTCGCTCAATCCGGCGAGGTATGCGGATGATCGATTCGGCGTGCCGACCGTCACCGACATCGTGAAGGAGCTGGAAAAGCCGGGCCGTGATCCCCGGCCGGAATTCATCACTGCCGCATTCAAGGAAGGCGTGAACGAGATTTCCGATCTGCAGCCGGGTATGCTGCTGGAAGGCGTGGTAACCAACGTGGCTGCCTTCGGCGCGTTCGTCGATATCGGGGTGCATCAGGATGGGCTGGTGCACATCTCCGCGCTCGCCGACAAATTCGTCAAAGACCCGCACACGGTCGTCAAGGTGGGGCAGGTGGTGAAGGTCAAAGTGCTGGAAGTCGATGAAAAGCGTAAGCGCATTGCCCTTACGATGAGGTTGGCAGATGCGCCAGCACCACAGACACAGGAGGCGCGAGGGGCTGGCAAGCGTGAGCAGCCAAGGAATAGGAAGGACCGCTCAGCCAAACCCCAGCAGAAACAGGATTCCAGGGCTGATACGGCGATGGCAGCAGCGTTTGCGAGATTGAAGGGTTGA
- the mnhG gene encoding monovalent cation/H(+) antiporter subunit G, producing the protein MTNGVIPFWADLLGSLLLISGSLLTLIGSLGLLRLPNLFARMHGITLGNTLGLGCVLLASILLASIHAERFVFQEVLITLFMISTSPVTTILLMRSGIYRKRADTEQKPLSSQNTN; encoded by the coding sequence ATGACGAATGGCGTGATTCCTTTCTGGGCCGACCTGCTCGGCTCGTTGCTGCTGATCTCAGGCAGTCTGTTGACGCTGATCGGATCCCTCGGCCTGCTTCGGTTGCCCAACCTGTTTGCGCGAATGCACGGCATAACGTTGGGAAATACACTCGGCCTCGGGTGTGTGCTGCTGGCATCGATCCTGCTTGCTTCGATACACGCGGAGCGGTTCGTGTTTCAGGAGGTGTTGATCACACTGTTCATGATATCGACATCGCCTGTCACCACGATCCTGCTCATGCGCTCCGGGATATACCGCAAGCGTGCGGATACCGAACAAAAACCGCTATCCAGCCAGAATACGAACTGA
- a CDS encoding K+/H+ antiporter subunit F has protein sequence MNAMLPWAISFALIAVTLATIFAAIRLLRGPAAEDRVLALDTLYVNSMIMVLILGIQFGSRFYFDIALLIALFGFVGSAAMAKFLLRGEVIEP, from the coding sequence ATGAATGCAATGCTGCCATGGGCGATATCCTTTGCCCTGATTGCTGTCACACTTGCCACGATTTTTGCGGCGATCCGTCTTCTGCGCGGGCCTGCCGCGGAAGACCGCGTACTGGCGTTGGATACCCTGTACGTAAACAGCATGATCATGGTGCTCATCCTGGGAATTCAGTTCGGATCCCGATTTTATTTCGACATCGCCCTGCTGATTGCGCTATTCGGGTTTGTCGGGTCAGCCGCAATGGCCAAATTCCTTTTGCGGGGCGAGGTGATCGAGCCATGA
- a CDS encoding Na+/H+ antiporter subunit E, translated as MKRWPSLTLFTVILFALWLLLNDSLAPGQLLLGLMLTVAITASTAAIRPLRAHPHHLLTALGLFFVVLIDIIRSNIAVAGIILGPAERRFNSAFMKIPLDLRDPYGLAALACIITATPGTVWAGLSPDGGELTIHVLDLQDEEAWVRTIKQRYERRLMEIFE; from the coding sequence ATGAAACGCTGGCCATCGCTGACACTATTTACTGTCATTCTGTTTGCCTTGTGGCTTCTGCTGAATGATTCCCTGGCGCCGGGCCAGCTTTTGCTGGGCCTGATGCTCACGGTGGCTATTACCGCATCGACTGCGGCAATACGCCCACTGCGCGCGCACCCGCACCATCTGCTCACCGCATTGGGGCTGTTTTTTGTAGTGCTGATCGATATTATCCGCTCCAACATCGCCGTGGCCGGGATCATTCTCGGTCCGGCGGAGAGACGTTTTAATTCGGCTTTCATGAAAATTCCGCTGGACCTGCGTGATCCGTATGGGCTTGCTGCCCTCGCCTGTATAATCACTGCCACGCCCGGTACCGTCTGGGCCGGGCTTTCGCCCGATGGAGGCGAACTCACGATTCACGTCCTGGACCTCCAGGATGAGGAGGCTTGGGTCCGCACCATCAAGCAGCGTTACGAGCGCCGACTGATGGAGATATTCGAATGA
- a CDS encoding monovalent cation/H+ antiporter subunit D, with the protein MNGWVNHLPIFPVVIPLVAGAVMLLFAEARRAPRTIIALVATLLNLLVALALAYIASDAVPSIWPDGIAVYLLGGWQAPFGIVLVLDRLSALMLVLNAVLALTSLIYALARWRKAGPHFQSLFQFLIMGVNGAFLTGDLFNLFVFVEVLLAASYGLLLHGLGEPRVKAGLHYIAINLAGSFVFLIGVSLIYGVTGTLNMADVAARASLLTQDERILFETGIAILGSAFLLKAGAWPLNFWLPSAYGTAAPPVAAVFSIMTKVGIYALLRLGSLLSGASGASVPAPFNEGWLFGMGIITLVLGTAGILTASQPQRLVAYCVIASAGTLLAALGFGGTAMKGAALYYLTSSVLATGAFFMLCEMIDRTRQTGEDLPLEMMEPVGQEPVDADFTDEVIGIVIPAAMAFLGMGFLACALLVAGLPPLSGFIAKFLILSATLTDTAPAPVPVTVWVLWGGMLGSSLIAIIALCRMGIHLFWSTDEIMTPRLHLGEAVPVAVLLLLSVALSIETGPAMEYLNLAGNSLSSPQVYIDAVLSGSRPPGPPAVPSIPVEGISP; encoded by the coding sequence ATGAATGGCTGGGTGAATCATCTTCCGATATTTCCGGTAGTGATCCCATTGGTTGCGGGAGCAGTCATGCTGCTGTTCGCCGAAGCGCGGCGTGCTCCGCGCACCATTATCGCCCTTGTTGCCACCCTGTTGAATTTACTCGTGGCCCTCGCGCTCGCCTATATCGCAAGCGATGCCGTTCCAAGTATCTGGCCGGATGGTATCGCGGTATATCTGCTCGGTGGCTGGCAGGCACCCTTCGGTATCGTGCTGGTGCTGGATCGATTGTCTGCTCTGATGCTGGTGCTCAACGCGGTGCTGGCATTGACTTCCCTGATCTACGCTTTGGCGCGCTGGCGCAAGGCTGGGCCTCATTTCCAATCGCTGTTCCAGTTCCTGATCATGGGGGTAAACGGCGCTTTTCTGACCGGCGATCTCTTTAACCTGTTTGTATTTGTGGAGGTGCTGCTGGCCGCGTCATACGGTCTCCTGCTGCACGGTCTGGGGGAACCTCGCGTCAAGGCTGGTCTCCACTATATCGCGATCAATCTTGCAGGTTCGTTTGTCTTTCTGATTGGCGTTTCGCTGATCTACGGAGTAACCGGAACGCTCAATATGGCGGACGTGGCGGCGCGCGCCTCACTGCTCACCCAGGACGAGCGTATACTTTTCGAAACCGGTATCGCCATTCTGGGCAGCGCATTTCTGCTCAAGGCGGGGGCATGGCCTCTGAACTTCTGGCTGCCGTCTGCTTACGGTACCGCTGCGCCTCCAGTGGCAGCGGTTTTTTCGATTATGACCAAGGTGGGGATTTACGCGCTGCTGCGGCTGGGGTCGCTGCTGTCCGGCGCTTCCGGGGCGAGCGTCCCGGCGCCATTCAACGAGGGCTGGCTGTTTGGCATGGGTATCATTACACTCGTGCTGGGAACAGCGGGTATACTCACCGCCAGCCAGCCACAGCGTCTGGTTGCCTATTGTGTCATCGCCTCCGCCGGCACGTTGCTTGCAGCGCTCGGGTTTGGCGGTACGGCCATGAAAGGGGCGGCGCTGTATTACTTGACAAGCTCAGTGCTGGCCACAGGCGCTTTCTTCATGCTTTGTGAGATGATCGACCGTACACGGCAAACCGGCGAGGACCTGCCGCTGGAGATGATGGAGCCTGTCGGACAGGAGCCGGTTGATGCAGATTTTACGGATGAAGTGATAGGTATCGTCATTCCCGCAGCGATGGCATTTCTGGGCATGGGTTTTCTGGCATGCGCGTTGCTCGTGGCAGGCTTGCCGCCACTATCGGGTTTTATCGCCAAGTTCCTTATCCTCTCCGCCACACTAACCGATACTGCGCCGGCGCCAGTACCGGTTACGGTATGGGTACTGTGGGGAGGAATGCTGGGCTCGAGCCTGATTGCAATCATTGCTCTCTGTCGGATGGGAATACATTTGTTCTGGAGCACGGATGAGATCATGACGCCAAGACTGCATCTTGGGGAGGCGGTTCCCGTTGCGGTGCTGCTGCTGCTCAGCGTTGCACTTTCGATAGAGACGGGTCCGGCAATGGAATACTTGAATCTTGCGGGTAATTCACTGTCTTCACCGCAGGTATATATCGATGCGGTGCTGTCGGGCAGCCGGCCACCCGGGCCCCCGGCAGTACCTTCAATTCCAGTGGAGGGAATCAGCCCATGA
- a CDS encoding Na+/H+ antiporter subunit C: MEGIYALAIGVLTASGVWLVLRPRTFQVIMGLSLLSYAVNLFIFGMGRLMIGGAPIIETAAKADPSLYDDPVPQALVLTAIVIGFAMTALFLVVLLASRGLTGNDHVDGDPEA, encoded by the coding sequence ATGGAAGGAATCTATGCGCTTGCTATTGGTGTCCTGACCGCTTCAGGTGTCTGGCTGGTGCTGCGCCCCCGCACCTTCCAAGTCATCATGGGACTTTCTCTGCTGTCGTACGCGGTCAATCTGTTCATCTTTGGAATGGGGCGGCTCATGATAGGAGGCGCGCCAATCATCGAAACCGCGGCAAAGGCAGATCCTTCGTTGTATGACGATCCCGTGCCGCAGGCGCTTGTGCTCACCGCAATCGTCATTGGTTTTGCCATGACTGCACTCTTTCTGGTCGTGTTGCTGGCTTCACGGGGTTTGACGGGCAATGATCACGTCGATGGGGATCCGGAAGCATGA